One window of Dendropsophus ebraccatus isolate aDenEbr1 chromosome 13, aDenEbr1.pat, whole genome shotgun sequence genomic DNA carries:
- the LOC138771032 gene encoding C-X-C chemokine receptor type 6-like, whose amino-acid sequence MGTEDDLYDNLEEGENNTDTLLHHFLPVPYSITCVLGLMGNVLILAVFVRYEKIKTMTDTFLVNLAIADILFLLTLPFLAYEAAHSWVFGEIMCKIIRGAYRINLYTSMLILTSITFDRFISITNATKANKYRVTKQKWRCGVCICLWALALLLAIPQFLYSTTKGENKCFEVFELSIMQLVVVSLQMIVGFLLPLVSMIFCYSFILRTLVNARGVQKKKSMKIIVAIVVMFIATQLPYNSLVLALALNNGLHQKKSFFQICIIMEAVAYFHACLNPVLYFFVGTKFRKYFWKMLNALGLKKVAEETSDNLRGTDGESKNISATTNLNVTSV is encoded by the coding sequence ATGGGCACTGAAGATGACCTATATGACAACCTAGAGGAGGGAGAAAACAACACTGACACGCTCCTCCACCACTTTCTTCCGGTACCATACTCCATAACTTGTGTCCTTGGACTCATGGGAAACGTGCTGATTCTAGCTGTGTTTGTGAGATACGAGAAAATAAAGACCATGACGGATACCTTCTTGGTAAATCTGGCCATTGCAGATATCCTGTTCCTGCTCACCCTCCCATTCCTGGCATATGAGGCGGCACATAGCTGGGTCTTTGGTGAGATCATGTGCAAGATCATAAGGGGTGCCTATAGAATCAATCTCTATACATCCATGCTAATTCTCACCTCCATCACATTTGACAGATTTATATCTATTACAAATGCTACAAAGGCAAACAAATACCGGGTGACAAAACAGAAGTGGAGGTGCGGGGTGTGCATCTGCCTCTGGGCCCTGGCATTGCTCCTGGCCATTCCCCAGTTTCTATACAGCACAACCAAAGGAGAGAACAAATGTTTCGAGGTCTTTGAGCTTTCCATCATGCAGCTTGTGGTTGTTTCCCTCCAAATGATTGTGGGCTTTCTCCTGCCATTGGTCTCCATGATCTTCTGTTATAGTTTTATTTTAAGGACTTTGGTTAATGCCAGAGGTGTGCAAAAGAAAAAGTCCATGAAGATAATAGTGGCCATAGTGGTTATGTTCATAGCCACCCAGCTGCCCTATAACTCCCTTGTCCTGGCACTCGCCCTTAACAATGGATTACATCAAAAGAAGTCATTTTTTCAAATCTGCATTATAATGGAGGCCGTAGCTTACTTCCACGCTTGCCTCAACCCAGTCCTGTATTTCTTTGTTGGTACAAAATTTAGAAAGTATTTCTGGAAAATGCTCAACGCTTTAGGTCTAAAGAAGGTGGCAGAGGAAACCAGCGATAATCTGCGGGGGACTGACGGAGAATCCAAGAATATCTCAGCTACAACAAACCTAAACGTTACAAGTGTATAA